Proteins from a single region of Clostridia bacterium:
- a CDS encoding MBG domain-containing protein, which translates to NISDSSFTPDEHDFQVRFFVVATGSQSQAQTSFTDGNVTLAVSGVGPGTTTNFQFTGYSDANCVTVANGQSWPKSQSITGNNSANMGLGNSNSVKVTIPSDPAGFAFSNWSGVGSGTARTSNCVQVPGGGGQNTVTITANFTATQASQTINFGPLSAKSYGDADFQVTATASSGLPVSFAVGVSDQCTISGSTVHITAAGSCIVTATQAGNSSFLPATPVAQAFSISKATLTVTPANASREYGDANPAFTGAIVGIKNGDAITASYASAATAASSVGTYPITATLSDPDSKLGNYNVTLNEGTLNVTAATLTITPANASREYGDANSAFTGAIVGIKNGDAITASYASLATAASEVGTYPITATLSDPDSKLSNYNVTLNEGTLTVTKAALTVTPANASREYGDANPAFTGTVVGIKNGDAITASYASLATATSSVGTYPITATLSDPDSKLGNYNVTLNEGTLTVTKATLTVTPANASREYGDANPAFTGAIAGIKNGDTITASYASLATAASAVGTYPITATLSDPDSKLGNYNVTLNEGTLTVTKAALTVKANDVTIVLHAAMPTLTGTITGIKNNDPISATYATSGTQNAVGTFTITPSVVDPNNLIGNYNVSIVAGTFKVTYLIGGMCAGDMGHQVLNPINAVLKDDVLHQSVFKRGSTVPTKFRVCDANGLSIGPSAVNGANIVTSYGVSGVLWTADGIPEGVLDSTTPDTNFRWDSTSQQWIFNTSTKGGAWQSQTYYFRIALNDGSFIDFHYALK; encoded by the coding sequence GCAACATCAGCGATAGCAGCTTCACCCCGGACGAACACGACTTCCAGGTGCGATTCTTCGTTGTCGCAACGGGCTCGCAATCCCAGGCGCAGACGAGTTTCACGGATGGAAATGTCACGCTGGCCGTTAGCGGTGTCGGACCGGGAACGACTACGAACTTCCAATTCACCGGGTATTCCGACGCAAATTGCGTAACGGTTGCCAATGGGCAGTCATGGCCAAAATCTCAATCCATAACCGGCAACAACTCCGCCAACATGGGACTTGGCAATTCCAACTCGGTGAAGGTCACCATTCCGTCCGATCCCGCTGGCTTTGCATTCAGCAATTGGTCCGGGGTCGGAAGCGGAACGGCACGTACATCGAATTGTGTGCAGGTTCCAGGCGGAGGCGGCCAGAACACAGTAACCATCACTGCGAATTTCACCGCAACTCAGGCCAGCCAAACCATCAACTTTGGCCCGCTGTCGGCCAAGAGCTACGGAGACGCAGACTTCCAGGTGACGGCGACTGCATCGAGCGGATTGCCTGTCTCATTTGCTGTTGGCGTGTCGGACCAATGTACGATCTCCGGAAGCACAGTTCATATCACCGCAGCAGGATCTTGCATTGTCACAGCGACGCAAGCAGGAAATAGCAGCTTCCTTCCAGCAACGCCTGTTGCACAAGCATTCTCCATCTCTAAAGCGACGCTGACGGTCACGCCGGCGAACGCCAGTCGAGAGTATGGCGACGCGAACCCGGCGTTCACGGGCGCGATTGTCGGGATCAAGAACGGCGACGCGATCACGGCGAGCTACGCGAGTGCCGCAACGGCAGCGAGTTCGGTTGGCACGTATCCGATTACGGCGACGCTGAGCGACCCGGACAGCAAGCTGGGCAACTACAACGTCACGCTGAACGAAGGCACTCTGAACGTCACCGCAGCGACGCTGACCATCACGCCAGCGAACGCCAGCCGAGAGTATGGCGATGCGAACTCGGCATTCACGGGCGCGATTGTCGGGATCAAGAACGGCGACGCGATCACCGCGAGCTACGCTTCGCTGGCAACAGCAGCCAGCGAGGTTGGCACGTACCCGATTACGGCGACGCTGAGCGATCCGGACAGCAAGCTGAGCAACTACAACGTCACTTTGAACGAAGGCACGCTGACCGTCACGAAGGCAGCGCTGACGGTGACGCCAGCGAACGCCAGCCGCGAATACGGCGACGCGAACCCGGCATTCACGGGGACGGTTGTCGGGATCAAGAACGGCGATGCGATCACCGCGAGCTACGCTTCGCTGGCAACGGCAACGAGTTCGGTTGGCACGTACCCAATTACGGCGACGCTGAGCGACCCGGACAGCAAGCTGGGCAACTACAACGTCACGCTGAACGAAGGCACTCTGACCGTCACGAAAGCGACTCTGACGGTCACACCAGCGAACGCCAGCCGCGAATACGGCGACGCGAACCCGGCGTTTACGGGCGCGATTGCCGGCATCAAGAACGGCGACACAATCACGGCGAGCTATGCTTCGCTGGCAACAGCAGCCAGCGCGGTTGGCACGTATCCGATTACGGCGACGCTGAGCGATCCGGACAGCAAGCTGGGCAACTACAACGTCACGCTGAACGAAGGCACGCTGACCGTCACGAAGGCGGCGCTGACGGTGAAGGCGAATGATGTCACGATCGTTCTGCACGCGGCAATGCCTACACTCACCGGCACGATCACTGGGATCAAGAACAACGATCCGATCTCGGCGACATACGCGACTAGCGGCACGCAGAATGCGGTTGGCACATTCACCATTACGCCGTCGGTTGTGGACCCGAATAATCTGATCGGAAACTACAACGTGAGTATCGTTGCCGGCACCTTCAAGGTGACGTATCTCATTGGTGGCATGTGCGCCGGCGACATGGGTCACCAGGTGCTAAATCCAATCAATGCAGTCCTAAAGGATGATGTGCTCCACCAAAGCGTCTTCAAGCGCGGAAGCACGGTCCCAACGAAGTTCCGCGTTTGCGACGCGAATGGATTATCCATCGGACCGAGCGCCGTGAACGGGGCGAACATCGTAACGTCCTACGGAGTCTCGGGGGTGCTTTGGACAGCGGATGGCATCCCTGAAGGCGTGCTTGACTCAACGACTCCCGACACGAACTTCCGTTGGGATTCCACTTCCCAGCAGTGGATCTTCAACACGAGCACGAAAGGTGGTGCGTGGCAGTCGCAAACGTACTACTTCCGAATCGCGCTGAACGATGGAAGCTTTATCGATTTCCACTATGCGCTGAAGTAA
- a CDS encoding nucleotide sugar dehydrogenase: MLPKPSPVSALETFETRIQDRSAKLGIIGLGYVGLPLALLYSEERFAITGFDIDAKKVSALSNGGSYIVRIPPTEIQAAQKCGFTACADYAQVAEMDAVIICVPTPLNEYREPDMTYIESTVKAIAPYVRAGQLIVLESTTYPGTTDEVVVPLLESGNRNGLRVARNAADDCGFFVAFSPEREDPGNDTVARRDIPKVIGGVGPIATQMAKAMYSAIFNRVVPVSSPAAAEMTKLLENIYRCVNIAMVNELKLLCLRMGIDIWEVIEAAKTKPFGFHPFYPGPGLGGHCIPVDPYYLSWKAKEFDFHTRFIELAGEVNTDMPYHVVRSVTAALNSRRKALNGARILVLGIAYKKDIDDLRESPSLVIIELLQKEGAEVRYNDPYFPFVGKGRKYDLQMRSTPLDNLEQYDCVVIATDHSDYDYAEIANHTQLVVDTRNATRGIASGNIIRC, from the coding sequence ATGCTACCGAAGCCTTCGCCTGTATCAGCACTGGAGACGTTCGAAACAAGAATCCAGGATCGTTCTGCCAAGCTCGGCATTATCGGACTTGGCTATGTCGGACTGCCGCTCGCCTTGCTGTACAGCGAGGAGCGGTTCGCCATCACCGGTTTTGACATCGATGCGAAAAAGGTCAGCGCCTTGAGCAACGGTGGGTCATACATCGTCCGTATTCCGCCCACCGAAATCCAGGCTGCGCAGAAGTGCGGGTTCACTGCTTGCGCGGATTACGCGCAAGTGGCCGAGATGGACGCGGTGATTATCTGCGTTCCTACTCCGCTAAATGAGTACCGTGAACCCGACATGACCTACATCGAATCCACGGTGAAAGCGATCGCCCCTTATGTCCGCGCAGGTCAACTCATCGTTCTTGAAAGTACAACCTACCCGGGGACAACGGACGAAGTCGTCGTCCCGCTGCTTGAAAGTGGCAATCGCAACGGGTTGAGGGTCGCGCGCAATGCTGCCGATGACTGCGGCTTCTTTGTCGCCTTCTCGCCCGAGCGCGAAGACCCCGGCAACGACACGGTTGCGCGACGCGACATTCCGAAAGTCATCGGTGGCGTTGGACCGATTGCAACGCAGATGGCGAAGGCTATGTACTCAGCGATCTTCAACCGAGTCGTGCCGGTTTCGTCGCCAGCAGCGGCTGAAATGACGAAGTTGCTCGAGAACATTTACCGTTGCGTAAACATCGCGATGGTCAATGAACTCAAGCTGCTCTGCCTGCGCATGGGAATCGACATCTGGGAAGTGATCGAGGCCGCGAAAACAAAACCTTTTGGCTTTCATCCTTTCTATCCCGGCCCCGGCCTGGGCGGCCACTGCATTCCGGTTGACCCCTACTACTTATCCTGGAAGGCAAAGGAGTTTGACTTCCACACGCGGTTCATCGAACTTGCCGGCGAAGTGAATACCGACATGCCGTACCACGTTGTCCGTTCCGTCACTGCGGCGCTTAACAGCCGCCGAAAGGCGTTGAACGGTGCGCGAATCCTGGTGCTCGGCATCGCCTACAAGAAGGACATTGACGACCTGCGCGAGTCACCCTCGCTCGTCATTATCGAACTGCTCCAGAAGGAGGGCGCGGAGGTTCGCTACAACGACCCATACTTCCCGTTTGTAGGCAAAGGGAGGAAGTACGATCTACAGATGCGCTCCACGCCGCTCGACAATCTCGAACAGTACGACTGTGTCGTGATCGCAACGGACCACAGCGATTACGACTACGCGGAAATCGCGAACCACACCCAACTCGTGGTGGACACTCGCAATGCGACGCGGGGAATTGCATCAGGCAACATCATCCGCTGCTGA